One genomic segment of Elgaria multicarinata webbii isolate HBS135686 ecotype San Diego chromosome 9, rElgMul1.1.pri, whole genome shotgun sequence includes these proteins:
- the LOC134404183 gene encoding uncharacterized protein LOC134404183 isoform X1, whose product MLPDEDRDDLCAAIAMLILLLSEYQRLRAQVAARRRQLREQLGRWLLRRSKLRAALCRTRLAMLAAYGDYVRETRRRFWARPRSKDWWENFVLKEWDDEQWLSHFRMSRGTFFEIVEELRPHLDRRLTVMRRPIPVEKRLAITLWRLATPCVYRTTAEQFGVGCSTAAQIVLEVCFAMEVTLLARTVKIGNVAEIMHGFGELGFPHCVGAVDGSHIPLQSPIHQASEYINRKDEYSMILQGTCDHKGRFINVEIGWSGKNHDAYVFANSGLCETMDAGVFVPTHPTIRLHGQQIPPLIIADGAYPLREWLMKPYGGALTPQQAHFNRCLRRARLVVEQAFGRLKGRWRSIGVRLELAEENIPSVISACVILHNICETKGHAMLVEAAEHNSVELATLGEPYVNEANRHTREGHKGFNVPASGLCARRSLLQLRRSSTQQRRAVGREAPLLRRPPQSNLPAAHPPHHLVSPQPYHKQGLVLVPRTFCLGAWGRGCIHWRGSGAHQSSGIQMNTYVASSLPGCAPFHLPTHSLTTVLVVHSPLPSLTSSTPLLFCDR is encoded by the exons atgctccctgacgaggaccgtgacgatctttgcgcggccatagccatgctgatcttgcttctgtcggagtatcagcgcctccgtgcacaggtggctgccaggcggcggcagttgcgggaacaactggggaggtggctactccgccgcagcaagctgcgggccgccctctgccgaacgaggctagccatgctggccgcgtatggcgactacgtccgcgagacacgccgccgcttctgggcccggccgaggagcaaggactggtgggagaactttgtcctgaaggagtgggacgatgagcaatggctgagccatttccgcatgagcaggggcaccttttttgaaatcgtggaggagttgcggccgcatctggacaggaggttgactgtcatgcgtagacctatcccagtggagaaacgcctagccatcaccctatggaggctggctaccccttgcgtctacaggaccacagcagagcagttcggggtaggctgctctacggcggcacaaatagtcctggaggtgtgctttgccatggaagtgaccctcctagctcgtacagtcaagattgggaacgtggcagag atcatgcatggttttggggagctggggttccctcattgtgtgggcgcggtggatggcagccatattcctctccaatctccgatacaccaagcctcagaatacataaacaggaaggatgagtactccatgattctgcaggggacctgcgaccacaaggggcggttcatcaatgtggaaataggatggagcggcaagaaccatgatgcctatgtctttgccaactcaggcctctgtgagacgatggatgcaggtgtcttcgtgcctacccatccaacaatcagattgcacggccagcagattccacccctcattattgcggatggcgcgtaccctttgcgtgagtggttgatgaaaccctatggtggggcactcactccacagcaagcccacttcaaccgctgtcttaggcgagcacgccttgtggtggagcaggcgttcggccgcctcaaggggaggtggcggagcataggcgtgcgcctggagctggccgaagaaaacatcccttcggtcatcagtgcttgcgtcatcctgcacaacatctgcgaaaccaaggggcacgccatgctcgtggaggcggcggagcacaattctgttgagctggctactctgggcgagccctacgtcaatgaggccaatcgccacacccgggaagggcacaag ggcttcaacgtgcccgcctccgggctgtgtgccaggaggagcctgttgcagctgaggaggagcagcacccagcagaggagggcagtggggagggaggcccccctcctgaggcggcccccccagagcaacctccctgcagcccacccaccgcaccacctggtaagtccacagccctaccacaagcaggggttggtgctggttccacgcaccttctgtttgggggcttggggaagaggctgcattcattggagagggagtggtgcacatcagtctagtggcatccaaatgaacacgtatgtggcctcctccctgccaggttgtgcaccattccacctgcccacccactccctcactacagttctggttgtgcactccccactcccatccctcacctcctcaacaccccttcttttctgtgacaggtga
- the LOC134404183 gene encoding uncharacterized protein LOC134404183 isoform X2, translated as MLPDEDRDDLCAAIAMLILLLSEYQRLRAQVAARRRQLREQLGRWLLRRSKLRAALCRTRLAMLAAYGDYVRETRRRFWARPRSKDWWENFVLKEWDDEQWLSHFRMSRGTFFEIVEELRPHLDRRLTVMRRPIPVEKRLAITLWRLATPCVYRTTAEQFGVGCSTAAQIVLEVCFAMEVTLLARTVKIGNVAEIMHGFGELGFPHCVGAVDGSHIPLQSPIHQASEYINRKDEYSMILQGTCDHKGRFINVEIGWSGKNHDAYVFANSGLCETMDAGVFVPTHPTIRLHGQQIPPLIIADGAYPLREWLMKPYGGALTPQQAHFNRCLRRARLVVEQAFGRLKGRWRSIGVRLELAEENIPSVISACVILHNICETKGHAMLVEAAEHNSVELATLGEPYVNEANRHTREGHKVRDAVREFLWANRR; from the exons atgctccctgacgaggaccgtgacgatctttgcgcggccatagccatgctgatcttgcttctgtcggagtatcagcgcctccgtgcacaggtggctgccaggcggcggcagttgcgggaacaactggggaggtggctactccgccgcagcaagctgcgggccgccctctgccgaacgaggctagccatgctggccgcgtatggcgactacgtccgcgagacacgccgccgcttctgggcccggccgaggagcaaggactggtgggagaactttgtcctgaaggagtgggacgatgagcaatggctgagccatttccgcatgagcaggggcaccttttttgaaatcgtggaggagttgcggccgcatctggacaggaggttgactgtcatgcgtagacctatcccagtggagaaacgcctagccatcaccctatggaggctggctaccccttgcgtctacaggaccacagcagagcagttcggggtaggctgctctacggcggcacaaatagtcctggaggtgtgctttgccatggaagtgaccctcctagctcgtacagtcaagattgggaacgtggcagag atcatgcatggttttggggagctggggttccctcattgtgtgggcgcggtggatggcagccatattcctctccaatctccgatacaccaagcctcagaatacataaacaggaaggatgagtactccatgattctgcaggggacctgcgaccacaaggggcggttcatcaatgtggaaataggatggagcggcaagaaccatgatgcctatgtctttgccaactcaggcctctgtgagacgatggatgcaggtgtcttcgtgcctacccatccaacaatcagattgcacggccagcagattccacccctcattattgcggatggcgcgtaccctttgcgtgagtggttgatgaaaccctatggtggggcactcactccacagcaagcccacttcaaccgctgtcttaggcgagcacgccttgtggtggagcaggcgttcggccgcctcaaggggaggtggcggagcataggcgtgcgcctggagctggccgaagaaaacatcccttcggtcatcagtgcttgcgtcatcctgcacaacatctgcgaaaccaaggggcacgccatgctcgtggaggcggcggagcacaattctgttgagctggctactctgggcgagccctacgtcaatgaggccaatcgccacacccgggaagggcacaaggtgcgggatgctgtcagagagttcctgtgggctaaccgccgctga